The following coding sequences are from one Desulfosporosinus orientis DSM 765 window:
- a CDS encoding viroplasmin family protein yields MVKKNFYAVKKGFKIGLFNTWLECQASVKGYKGAVYKGFEKKTEAVAWLNSEEIRSDPSAHLEGIDFEVYTDGSYVNGRYSYGYVFIKDGEIVLESKGVGEDLEAASMRNVAGEIAAVRHAVEKAISIQARIRIYHDYSGIALWVTGEWQAKNKFTQAYAKFMRAHKEVYELKKVAGHSGDKFNDYVDGLAKEALGIRTKKS; encoded by the coding sequence TTGGTTAAGAAAAATTTTTACGCTGTAAAAAAGGGATTTAAAATAGGACTATTTAATACTTGGCTGGAATGTCAGGCTTCGGTTAAAGGGTATAAAGGGGCAGTTTACAAAGGGTTTGAAAAGAAAACCGAGGCAGTTGCCTGGCTGAATTCGGAAGAAATAAGATCTGACCCCTCTGCGCATTTGGAGGGTATTGATTTTGAAGTTTATACGGATGGAAGTTATGTGAACGGCAGGTACTCCTATGGTTATGTATTCATTAAAGATGGAGAGATTGTTCTGGAAAGCAAAGGAGTAGGTGAGGACCTTGAAGCAGCCAGCATGAGGAATGTCGCCGGTGAAATTGCCGCCGTTCGTCATGCCGTAGAAAAAGCGATTTCAATCCAAGCAAGAATTCGTATTTATCATGACTATTCTGGGATTGCCCTTTGGGTTACAGGAGAATGGCAGGCTAAAAATAAGTTTACTCAAGCCTATGCCAAGTTTATGCGTGCTCATAAAGAGGTTTATGAGCTCAAAAAAGTTGCCGGTCATAGTGGTGATAAGTTTAATGATTATGTGGATGGTCTTGCTAAAGAAGCTTTGGGGATAAGGACAAAGAAAAGCTAA
- a CDS encoding respiratory nitrate reductase subunit gamma yields MILSIIAYLSIGLFLGISIYKAGQYAKMPFHGRMDLYPVPKEKGFEHGGSYYEEVTWWNKPHEVSHMREIVEMLKEMLFIKKLFENQRPFWWISYALHLGIYFIMAWTILLVIGAIFELNGIIVAAGSSNVLGLLVFYLSALTGYFGLALAAFGSGMLFLRRVFDNTLKKYTTPQEYFNLLLIFAALITGIFAWGHDLSFAYAREVTANLVTFSPFAASGILTLHIILVGIMLTYIPISKMSHYVGKYFTFHKVLWDNNPNLKGSSIEQQVKNASTFRPTTSWSAPHIKAPSAPEK; encoded by the coding sequence GTGATTTTAAGTATTATCGCTTATCTTTCCATTGGTCTTTTTTTGGGAATATCTATCTACAAAGCCGGTCAATATGCAAAAATGCCTTTCCATGGAAGAATGGACCTTTATCCTGTCCCAAAAGAAAAGGGGTTTGAACACGGGGGGTCCTATTATGAGGAAGTAACCTGGTGGAATAAACCGCATGAAGTTTCTCACATGAGAGAAATCGTCGAAATGCTCAAGGAAATGCTATTTATTAAAAAGTTATTTGAAAACCAGCGTCCCTTCTGGTGGATTTCTTACGCTCTTCATTTAGGAATTTATTTTATTATGGCTTGGACAATTTTATTGGTTATAGGTGCAATCTTTGAACTTAATGGAATTATTGTTGCTGCTGGAAGTTCGAACGTTCTAGGACTCTTAGTTTTTTATTTATCGGCATTGACCGGTTATTTCGGTCTCGCTTTAGCAGCTTTTGGTTCCGGAATGTTGTTTCTTCGCAGAGTATTTGATAATACCTTAAAAAAATACACAACACCCCAGGAATACTTTAATCTTTTATTAATATTTGCAGCACTCATTACAGGAATTTTTGCATGGGGACATGATTTGTCATTTGCTTATGCCAGGGAGGTTACAGCGAACCTCGTTACGTTTTCTCCTTTTGCTGCCAGCGGTATTTTAACTCTGCATATTATTCTTGTTGGCATTATGTTGACTTATATACCAATCAGCAAAATGAGTCACTATGTTGGAAAGTATTTCACATTCCATAAGGTCCTTTGGGATAATAACCCGAATCTAAAAGGAAGTTCCATTGAGCAGCAAGTGAAGAATGCATCGACATTTCGTCCGACCACATCTTGGTCTGCCCCTCATATTAAGGCACCGTCTGCACCCGAGAAATAA
- a CDS encoding indolepyruvate ferredoxin oxidoreductase subunit alpha: MFIVSIDEDLCSGCESCTDGCPAHLLGFSEDKAHVTGDETECMGCESCISVCPTGAISITEM, translated from the coding sequence GTGTTTATAGTATCAATCGATGAAGATCTATGCTCAGGTTGCGAATCTTGTACGGACGGATGCCCAGCTCACCTGCTTGGTTTTAGCGAGGATAAGGCTCATGTAACTGGTGATGAGACAGAGTGCATGGGATGTGAAAGCTGTATATCAGTTTGTCCAACTGGTGCCATCAGTATTACTGAAATGTAA
- a CDS encoding DsrE/DsrF/DrsH-like family protein codes for MNKKMNLLVFSGDYDKALAALILANSARELDVEVTMFFAFWGLCLVRDPGKGTSEDKTVFEQMFGLVTPKGPEELPLSRMNMIGLGKQMLLEMMEDDKTPSLTDFLNGARKKGVKFYGCKLSVDVMGLKEEELLPEVQIITAKEYLADALESDMQLFI; via the coding sequence TTGAACAAAAAGATGAATCTATTAGTTTTCAGCGGAGATTATGATAAAGCTTTAGCAGCCCTAATACTTGCTAATTCTGCACGGGAACTGGATGTTGAAGTAACAATGTTCTTCGCCTTTTGGGGACTTTGTTTAGTCCGAGATCCCGGCAAAGGAACCTCCGAGGATAAAACCGTTTTCGAGCAAATGTTTGGTCTGGTTACTCCCAAAGGACCGGAGGAACTGCCCCTCTCTCGTATGAATATGATTGGACTTGGGAAGCAAATGCTTTTAGAAATGATGGAAGATGATAAAACTCCGTCACTCACAGATTTTTTAAATGGCGCACGTAAAAAAGGCGTTAAATTTTATGGCTGTAAGCTTTCTGTAGATGTTATGGGCTTAAAAGAAGAGGAACTCTTACCTGAAGTTCAAATTATTACGGCTAAAGAGTATTTAGCGGATGCACTTGAGTCCGATATGCAGCTTTTTATTTAG
- a CDS encoding methyl-accepting chemotaxis protein, with the protein MKNSFGKAFNIFSPKPPCEETTYIFDYVEERFQGNDSVQPKIDYPIHKRMLSYFVRLFDNERQMSKSAKKLLTIAANLSSFDVNMSHIANKLIDFAKKMSLLSESNLAVVQQTNAGMNEVNSTVEKTSNTLSQLSEASADLVQNNHVSLNQLKEVNELKDNVMLDANIMSEKIAQLVKMANKVNDIVSGVGEIAEQTNLLALNASIEAARAGENGRGFAVVAEEIRKLADDTKLSLEGMKSFVGNIQRAAKEGKQSMENTMSLTQQMSTKIDTITETMEKNVEMLNTTINDVKFINQSMEGIKISTNEINQAMDVSSRDAEKLTMMTQIIHRDALASADYAKEIAKIDDEISHIVKEQMNALQGSSNALNNQEFLSTIEDAKKAHSNWLLNFKRMIDEMIIYPLQTDGSKCAFGHFYNAVRVTNEAIAEDWAEIEGIHEEFHKIGQEGIEAVKAGQKDKAQESYTASEVLSKKIFAQLDKVTAEVIKLTDQEVSLFGSNPGKKLCG; encoded by the coding sequence ATGAAAAACAGTTTTGGAAAAGCCTTCAATATTTTTTCTCCTAAACCACCTTGTGAAGAGACAACTTATATTTTTGATTATGTTGAAGAACGATTTCAAGGTAATGACTCTGTTCAACCTAAAATCGACTATCCTATTCACAAAAGAATGTTATCTTATTTTGTCAGACTCTTTGATAATGAACGTCAGATGTCTAAATCAGCCAAGAAATTATTGACAATTGCAGCTAACTTAAGTAGTTTCGATGTCAATATGTCACATATCGCTAATAAATTAATTGACTTCGCTAAAAAAATGTCTTTATTAAGTGAATCAAATCTAGCCGTTGTTCAGCAAACGAATGCAGGCATGAATGAAGTTAATTCAACCGTGGAAAAAACATCGAATACCTTATCTCAACTATCGGAAGCCTCAGCTGATCTTGTCCAAAATAACCATGTGAGTTTGAATCAGCTTAAAGAGGTCAATGAACTAAAAGATAATGTTATGCTTGATGCCAATATTATGAGTGAAAAAATTGCTCAGTTAGTTAAAATGGCCAATAAAGTCAACGATATTGTCTCAGGGGTAGGAGAAATTGCAGAACAAACCAATCTTCTTGCTTTGAATGCTTCCATCGAGGCTGCTCGGGCTGGAGAAAACGGACGCGGATTTGCTGTTGTTGCCGAAGAAATACGTAAATTGGCTGATGATACCAAGCTCAGCCTGGAAGGTATGAAATCCTTTGTAGGTAATATTCAGAGGGCTGCGAAAGAAGGCAAACAGAGCATGGAAAATACCATGTCTTTAACTCAGCAAATGAGTACTAAGATTGATACAATTACTGAAACGATGGAAAAAAATGTTGAGATGCTTAATACAACTATTAATGATGTGAAATTTATTAATCAATCCATGGAAGGAATAAAGATATCCACTAATGAGATCAATCAAGCTATGGATGTGTCAAGTCGTGATGCTGAAAAGTTAACCATGATGACTCAGATTATTCATAGAGATGCATTAGCAAGTGCAGATTATGCCAAAGAAATTGCCAAAATTGACGATGAGATATCCCATATTGTTAAAGAGCAGATGAATGCATTGCAAGGCAGCAGTAATGCCTTAAACAATCAAGAGTTTTTAAGTACGATTGAAGATGCCAAAAAAGCGCATTCCAATTGGCTGTTGAATTTTAAACGTATGATTGATGAAATGATCATTTATCCGCTGCAGACGGATGGCAGCAAATGCGCATTTGGTCATTTTTACAATGCGGTTCGTGTAACTAATGAAGCTATTGCGGAAGACTGGGCTGAAATTGAGGGAATACATGAGGAGTTTCATAAAATTGGTCAGGAAGGTATTGAAGCCGTTAAAGCCGGTCAAAAGGATAAGGCTCAAGAATCGTATACTGCTTCCGAAGTGCTCTCAAAAAAAATCTTTGCACAATTGGATAAAGTGACTGCTGAAGTAATCAAGTTGACAGATCAAGAGGTTTCCCTATTTGGCAGTAATCCAGGTAAAAAATTATGCGGCTAG
- a CDS encoding aminotransferase class V-fold PLP-dependent enzyme, with protein MNLSFMLSRSNYRNLIIGADTKIPLYKGQYTTAINFDNAASTPPFVSVMEEINSFAAMYSSIHRGTGYKSQFSSKIFEEARSIVLKFVNADPTRDTVIFVKNTTEAINKLSYRLWDGNKKSVVLSTWMEHHSNDLPWRNKFQVDYVQTKPSGKLDLEDLENRLARHQGNVKLVTVTGASNVTGYVNPIHKIAELAHRYNAKILVDGAQLVPHHSINMNPKNPLQRIDYLAFSAHKMYAPFGTGVLIGPYETFEKGVSESVGGGTAETVTHDWVVWEKTPHNEEAGTPNLMGVIALVAAIKTLTSLEMKNIHDYENQLTNYAYSKLKSIPGITLYSHTSPAELRIAVIPFNIKGVHHEQVGALLSNHAGIAVRTGCFCTQPYIQKLLSITSRQMEFYRKRKNVPRPGVVRLSFGLYNDFSEIDVLAQHLERIAKNPTSYR; from the coding sequence ATGAATTTAAGTTTTATGTTATCACGGTCAAATTACCGAAATTTAATTATCGGTGCCGACACAAAGATTCCTCTTTACAAAGGTCAGTACACAACGGCCATCAATTTTGACAATGCTGCATCAACCCCACCTTTCGTTTCCGTCATGGAGGAGATTAATAGCTTTGCCGCCATGTATTCATCTATTCATCGCGGTACAGGTTATAAATCCCAGTTTTCTTCAAAAATCTTCGAAGAAGCACGGTCCATTGTTCTTAAATTTGTTAATGCTGATCCTACTCGAGATACTGTTATTTTTGTTAAGAATACGACAGAAGCTATTAATAAGTTATCTTACCGTTTATGGGATGGCAACAAGAAAAGTGTCGTTCTGTCAACCTGGATGGAACATCATTCCAATGACCTCCCCTGGCGTAACAAGTTTCAAGTAGATTACGTTCAGACGAAGCCTTCCGGAAAACTAGATCTTGAGGATCTGGAAAATCGATTAGCACGGCATCAAGGAAATGTCAAACTCGTAACAGTCACAGGGGCTTCTAATGTTACAGGCTATGTCAATCCGATACATAAGATTGCCGAATTAGCTCACCGCTATAATGCTAAAATTCTTGTGGATGGCGCCCAATTAGTCCCCCATCATTCAATCAATATGAACCCTAAGAATCCCCTTCAGCGTATCGACTATCTGGCTTTTTCAGCTCATAAAATGTATGCTCCCTTTGGCACAGGCGTTTTGATTGGTCCTTATGAAACGTTTGAAAAAGGAGTTTCTGAATCGGTCGGCGGGGGAACCGCTGAAACCGTAACCCACGATTGGGTTGTTTGGGAAAAAACTCCTCACAACGAAGAAGCTGGAACTCCAAACCTTATGGGAGTTATCGCACTCGTTGCGGCGATTAAAACCTTGACGTCCTTAGAAATGAAGAACATTCACGACTATGAAAATCAACTGACAAACTATGCCTACTCTAAATTAAAGTCCATACCCGGCATAACCCTTTATTCCCATACATCGCCAGCGGAACTTCGTATCGCTGTCATCCCATTCAATATTAAAGGGGTCCACCACGAACAAGTAGGGGCACTGTTGTCTAATCACGCCGGGATTGCGGTAAGAACCGGATGTTTTTGCACTCAGCCTTATATACAAAAGCTGCTATCCATTACCTCAAGACAAATGGAATTTTATCGCAAACGTAAAAACGTTCCTCGCCCGGGTGTGGTTCGGTTAAGCTTTGGATTGTACAACGATTTTAGTGAAATTGATGTGTTAGCCCAACACTTAGAACGAATTGCCAAGAACCCAACTTCTTACAGGTAA
- a CDS encoding (Fe-S)-binding protein, with the protein MLNERDLRPKDMGRPAEQLIKLDNLIPLLAPYDKPGMESPLTDPKPAWKEKYCTSLDGYVGIDTLTRPKTKEEEDEFVRKFLSGLEKIFSDANNGVLQPLLLSFEYCAKCNTCSDACHIYTATGNNELYRPIFRSEVLRKIVKKYFTKSGKLLGGFVGADIDVNWETIARLGELAYRCNLCRRCAQTCPLGLDNAILSKEIRKIFSQEMGIAPTPLHTKGTMLQLKTGSSTGLSKPAFLDTLEFLEEDTEEKYGIKLKFPVDKKGADILVLHNAGEFMAWPENPVAFAILFDAAGLNWTLSSEIMGYDSVNYGLWYDDVQAKKIATTQMKVAKDFGVKRIVVAECGHAHKASMVAGDRMTSDRIPVESCLPLLWDMVKNKSLKLDPSKNNFPVTLHDPCNVVRQMGIVEPQRNVLKAICPQFREMTPHGVDNYCCGGGSGFAIMNSANFPEFRTQIASRMKFNQILGAFNGVMEDTSIPKYICAPCSNCKGAMRGLLEHYDATEKYNLQYGGLVELMVNALVSMKKPFLEFLE; encoded by the coding sequence ATGTTAAATGAAAGAGATTTACGTCCGAAAGATATGGGGCGTCCAGCTGAGCAGCTTATTAAACTGGACAACCTCATACCTTTATTAGCACCTTACGATAAACCTGGGATGGAATCCCCTTTGACTGATCCCAAGCCGGCATGGAAAGAAAAATATTGTACTTCCTTGGATGGTTATGTGGGGATTGATACATTAACCCGTCCAAAAACAAAAGAGGAAGAGGATGAATTTGTACGCAAATTTCTTAGTGGCTTAGAAAAAATATTTTCGGATGCCAATAATGGAGTTTTGCAGCCCCTTTTGTTATCCTTTGAATATTGTGCAAAATGTAATACTTGTTCAGATGCCTGTCATATTTACACCGCTACCGGCAACAATGAATTGTATCGTCCGATTTTCCGTTCTGAAGTACTGCGTAAAATCGTTAAAAAGTATTTCACAAAAAGCGGTAAGCTGCTTGGCGGTTTTGTAGGGGCAGATATCGATGTTAATTGGGAAACCATTGCTCGGTTGGGAGAACTGGCTTATCGGTGTAATCTATGTCGGCGCTGTGCCCAGACCTGTCCATTGGGGTTGGATAATGCCATATTATCCAAAGAAATTCGCAAGATTTTCAGTCAAGAAATGGGAATTGCTCCAACTCCTCTTCATACAAAAGGTACTATGCTTCAATTAAAAACAGGTTCATCCACAGGGCTAAGTAAACCAGCCTTTTTGGATACTCTAGAGTTTTTAGAGGAAGATACGGAAGAAAAATATGGAATTAAGTTAAAGTTCCCTGTCGACAAAAAAGGTGCCGATATCTTGGTTCTGCACAATGCGGGAGAATTTATGGCTTGGCCGGAAAATCCTGTAGCCTTTGCAATTCTCTTTGATGCAGCAGGTTTAAATTGGACCTTAAGTAGTGAGATCATGGGTTATGACAGTGTTAACTACGGACTTTGGTATGATGATGTCCAAGCAAAGAAGATTGCGACCACGCAGATGAAGGTTGCGAAAGACTTTGGAGTAAAGAGAATCGTCGTTGCCGAATGTGGTCATGCGCACAAGGCTTCTATGGTTGCCGGTGATCGGATGACTTCTGATCGAATTCCTGTCGAGAGCTGCTTGCCGCTCTTATGGGATATGGTTAAGAATAAGAGCTTAAAACTCGATCCTAGTAAGAACAATTTTCCTGTAACCCTTCATGATCCATGTAATGTCGTACGTCAAATGGGTATCGTTGAGCCTCAGCGCAATGTATTGAAAGCCATCTGTCCTCAGTTTAGGGAGATGACACCTCATGGTGTTGATAACTATTGCTGCGGAGGCGGCAGCGGTTTCGCTATCATGAATTCTGCGAATTTCCCGGAATTCAGGACCCAAATAGCTTCTCGAATGAAATTTAACCAAATTTTGGGAGCTTTCAATGGTGTGATGGAAGATACTTCAATACCTAAGTATATCTGTGCTCCATGTTCTAATTGCAAAGGGGCAATGAGAGGTCTTCTAGAACACTATGATGCTACTGAGAAGTATAATCTTCAATATGGTGGCTTAGTTGAACTTATGGTAAATGCTCTCGTCAGCATGAAAAAGCCATTCCTTGAATTTTTAGAATAG
- a CDS encoding alpha/beta fold hydrolase, with translation MPYTSIFEERTFYRQNHRLETGLKTLLFIHGAGGNGGHWIYQLAGIKGYNLIALDLPGHGRSEGSAADSITAYREFVWQFTQVLNLKNIIVVGHSMGGAIALDLTLKYPEFCMGLVIVDSGARLRVNPALLELLAKGEQPVETIKFCYSKKVSSDLLAKANQEMKKVPSHVFLADFRACDTFDIVDHVKSIQHPTLIICGQEDRMTPPKYSEYLVKNLPQSNLAYISDAGHMTMLEQPHQVNKAILSFLTQSF, from the coding sequence ATGCCATATACCAGTATTTTTGAGGAGAGGACATTTTATCGTCAAAATCATAGGTTAGAAACAGGGCTGAAAACATTGCTTTTTATCCATGGAGCTGGTGGTAATGGTGGGCACTGGATTTATCAGCTGGCAGGAATAAAAGGCTATAATTTAATAGCTCTTGACCTTCCGGGTCATGGCCGCTCAGAAGGGTCAGCAGCAGATAGTATAACAGCATATCGCGAATTTGTTTGGCAATTTACTCAAGTACTGAATCTGAAGAATATCATTGTGGTTGGGCATTCCATGGGCGGGGCGATTGCTTTAGATTTGACTTTGAAATATCCTGAATTCTGTATGGGGTTGGTTATTGTCGATAGTGGAGCAAGACTAAGAGTAAATCCTGCGTTATTAGAATTATTAGCAAAGGGAGAACAGCCTGTAGAAACCATAAAATTCTGCTATTCTAAGAAGGTCTCGTCAGACCTGTTAGCGAAAGCTAATCAAGAAATGAAAAAGGTTCCTAGCCATGTTTTTTTGGCAGATTTTAGAGCTTGCGACACGTTTGATATTGTTGATCATGTCAAAAGTATTCAACACCCTACCTTAATCATTTGCGGACAGGAGGATCGGATGACACCGCCAAAATATTCTGAGTACCTAGTTAAAAATCTACCTCAATCAAACTTAGCTTATATATCGGATGCAGGACACATGACAATGTTGGAACAACCCCATCAGGTGAACAAGGCAATCCTTAGCTTTTTAACCCAAAGTTTCTGA
- a CDS encoding DUF2786 domain-containing protein codes for MTVEEKVLHKIRALLNLARNGGDPQSNEAQSALLMAQRVMAEYGINEIEVSDSVINQSKEILDDYATEFEKLSWWKKKLGKVIAQNFRCYSYLNKCNGYTRLAFMGLRQDAEIAIMAFSFATDHIRSGADRFMKAYRKEYISEFGLRPSISQQRGVRNNYVEGWISGLESQYDEQVNKEGWGLVLVKDELVNQAYKDLGLERGRAAQHVRRESSAGKAAYAKGYSDGKGFSAAAHGRIKR; via the coding sequence ATGACGGTTGAGGAGAAAGTCTTACATAAGATTAGGGCACTGTTAAATTTAGCAAGAAATGGCGGAGATCCACAAAGTAATGAGGCCCAATCAGCTTTGCTTATGGCTCAACGTGTAATGGCCGAATATGGAATTAATGAAATTGAAGTCAGTGATTCAGTAATAAACCAAAGTAAAGAGATACTCGATGATTATGCCACAGAATTTGAGAAACTGTCGTGGTGGAAAAAGAAATTGGGTAAAGTGATTGCTCAGAATTTCAGGTGTTATTCTTATCTCAACAAGTGCAACGGATACACAAGGTTAGCTTTCATGGGATTAAGACAGGATGCTGAGATTGCGATCATGGCGTTTTCCTTTGCCACGGATCATATCCGGAGTGGGGCAGATAGATTTATGAAAGCGTACCGCAAGGAGTATATCTCCGAATTTGGGCTGCGCCCCAGTATTTCTCAACAAAGAGGGGTTCGCAACAATTATGTTGAGGGGTGGATTTCCGGTTTGGAATCTCAATATGATGAGCAAGTGAACAAGGAAGGATGGGGTCTTGTTCTTGTTAAGGATGAATTAGTAAATCAGGCTTATAAAGATCTGGGTTTAGAACGTGGAAGAGCAGCACAGCATGTCCGAAGAGAGAGTTCTGCGGGTAAAGCTGCCTATGCAAAAGGGTATAGCGATGGGAAGGGATTCAGTGCAGCAGCCCACGGGAGAATTAAAAGGTAA
- a CDS encoding THUMP domain-containing class I SAM-dependent RNA methyltransferase, with amino-acid sequence MANIELIATAAFGLESVVARELKILGYNDLTVENGRVLFSTNELGICRANLWLRSADRVLLKMGSFEAQTFEELFQQTKSLPWEDWLPEDANFPVQGKSIKSKLYSVSDCQAIVKKAIVERLKITYGRNWFEENGPRYQIEVALLNNKVTLTIDTSGLGLHKRGYRQLAGQAPLKETLAAAMIQLSFWNKERTLLDPFCGTGTIPIEAALIAQNRAPGLKRSFAAEQWPTVPKHLWQEAWQEALDLWERNVSLHIYGSDIDPNALALARTHANEAGLNGVIHFQRLPVSEVRSRFNYGHIITNPPYGERLGELKDAEGLYLELGKVFLSLENWSLHMLTTYQTPEKLIGRRWDKSRKLYNGRLECHYYQFFGPKPPRKPF; translated from the coding sequence ATGGCAAACATTGAATTAATTGCAACGGCAGCTTTTGGGTTAGAATCTGTTGTGGCTCGAGAACTAAAAATTCTGGGCTATAACGATTTGACGGTAGAAAATGGGCGAGTTTTGTTTTCAACAAATGAGCTAGGAATTTGTCGCGCAAACCTTTGGCTGCGAAGTGCTGATCGAGTTTTGCTGAAAATGGGATCCTTTGAGGCTCAAACCTTTGAAGAACTCTTTCAGCAAACAAAATCACTTCCCTGGGAAGATTGGTTGCCTGAAGATGCTAATTTTCCTGTTCAAGGCAAGTCTATAAAATCAAAGCTCTACAGCGTTTCAGATTGCCAAGCGATCGTCAAGAAGGCCATTGTCGAACGCTTGAAAATAACCTACGGCCGAAACTGGTTTGAAGAAAACGGACCTCGTTATCAAATAGAAGTAGCACTCCTCAATAACAAAGTAACGTTGACCATTGATACATCAGGGTTAGGTCTGCATAAGCGCGGGTACCGACAATTGGCAGGACAGGCCCCATTAAAAGAAACTTTGGCAGCAGCCATGATTCAGCTGAGCTTCTGGAATAAAGAGCGAACATTGCTGGATCCCTTTTGTGGAACTGGTACGATCCCTATTGAAGCGGCTTTGATAGCGCAAAACAGAGCACCTGGGTTGAAAAGAAGCTTTGCTGCCGAACAATGGCCAACTGTTCCGAAGCACCTTTGGCAAGAAGCCTGGCAGGAAGCCTTAGATCTTTGGGAGCGCAATGTTTCACTGCATATTTATGGTTCTGATATTGATCCCAACGCACTAGCTTTGGCGAGAACTCATGCCAATGAAGCCGGTTTAAATGGTGTGATACACTTTCAGCGATTGCCTGTATCAGAGGTAAGGTCTCGGTTTAATTATGGTCATATTATAACGAATCCTCCTTATGGAGAGAGGTTGGGGGAGCTCAAAGATGCAGAGGGGCTCTATTTGGAACTCGGAAAAGTATTTCTTAGTTTAGAAAACTGGTCACTTCATATGCTGACAACTTATCAAACTCCGGAAAAACTTATTGGACGCCGTTGGGACAAAAGCCGAAAACTTTATAATGGGCGATTGGAATGTCATTATTATCAATTTTTTGGTCCAAAGCCGCCTAGAAAACCATTTTAA
- a CDS encoding type II toxin-antitoxin system RelE/ParE family toxin gives METYRVKVGAKGEIVLPAELRKLFGLVAEDTLDLCVDSEGKVFVRSAERSAGPLSDFFEDLIVNELLAKGCSGDCLKNKLLEQKLKLSTVLDRLSEEAHRAHKNGQSIKCWDAQALTSLGIRKIPNGDFNVMITTRGIHDLVVLRKEEIKEIPAVFESLEQDPFAFKRLKGPYYETYRVSFRSGNKEYRVIYTVFAEEKLIVVLTVGARKAIYDRLNGIA, from the coding sequence ATGGAAACGTATCGGGTAAAAGTTGGCGCAAAAGGAGAAATCGTATTACCCGCGGAATTACGGAAACTCTTCGGGCTTGTTGCGGAAGATACATTGGATTTATGTGTCGACTCAGAAGGAAAAGTTTTCGTTCGAAGCGCCGAACGCTCTGCTGGACCATTATCAGACTTTTTTGAGGATTTGATTGTTAATGAATTGCTTGCTAAAGGATGCAGCGGGGATTGTCTCAAGAATAAATTATTAGAACAAAAATTAAAACTAAGTACGGTTCTCGACAGACTCTCCGAAGAAGCACATAGGGCACATAAGAATGGTCAATCCATCAAATGTTGGGATGCTCAAGCTCTAACCTCATTAGGGATTCGAAAAATTCCTAATGGTGATTTTAACGTGATGATAACAACCCGCGGTATACATGACTTAGTCGTCCTTCGCAAAGAAGAAATTAAGGAAATTCCCGCAGTATTCGAAAGTTTAGAACAAGACCCCTTTGCTTTTAAACGTTTAAAAGGCCCTTATTATGAAACCTACCGAGTATCTTTCCGCAGCGGCAATAAAGAATATCGAGTTATTTACACGGTCTTTGCCGAGGAAAAACTCATAGTTGTTTTAACCGTAGGGGCTAGAAAAGCGATCTATGATCGTCTAAATGGAATTGCCTGA